In the Corynebacterium kroppenstedtii genome, one interval contains:
- a CDS encoding DEDD exonuclease domain-containing protein, with amino-acid sequence MTSVHRSPDAQARLPMSPTFNRDIADSLIINTTFVIVDLETTGLSAQEDRIIEIGAVKVRGGEEISRFSTFVDPGRLIPPPITNITGISDDDVDGAPEEARAVKDFLQFSRGTVLVAHNARFDIGFLQAAAMRAHVTWPQPTYLCTLVLARTMLDRSTVGSFKLSSLARHFHATTTPTHRALDDALATVTVFHGLLEELGSRDIIHVGDIPTRPGRGSTGAGVSQAPTHDASSISPSPNRYRHLIKDVPPSPGVYIFRSHSGEPLYIGTAVNLRRRLRQYINGNDKRRLIPHLLPQTRNIDTIECAHGFEAEVREAELIARFRPPFNRRSKEPRQYWWISGARPRSHDVSRATISRDPRSHNALGPFRTRQKATTAARLLGIGAPTASGLPVDQAIHWPPSLSSAEERIAAFLNPDGRVDSNGVATLDQPGLSNDTPTQGHTSSLQPLEENSPSQRDRPDYYQQLINVVTDLASDGRFQRAALTRDAVAALLSTTATAQAYRALAATPEMRLTAPDGEGGWNLAVVRYGRLASAGHVARGGAHGNAVDLLLAHATHVEPDSSPLGGASIEQLRVIRRWMEKPGVRPGPGCEGWFMPVQGAGRFAAWIHKAQKATES; translated from the coding sequence GTGACTTCAGTACACCGGTCACCTGATGCGCAGGCACGTCTCCCCATGTCTCCAACATTCAACCGGGACATCGCTGACTCCCTCATCATCAACACAACGTTCGTCATTGTGGATCTCGAAACTACGGGGCTATCTGCACAAGAGGACCGCATCATCGAAATCGGCGCAGTAAAAGTCCGTGGCGGTGAAGAAATATCTCGTTTTTCTACCTTTGTCGATCCGGGCCGGCTCATCCCCCCGCCTATCACGAACATCACCGGGATCAGTGACGATGATGTTGACGGAGCACCAGAAGAAGCCCGGGCTGTCAAGGATTTTCTCCAGTTTTCACGAGGGACGGTTCTTGTCGCCCATAACGCCCGCTTCGATATTGGTTTCCTTCAAGCTGCGGCCATGCGCGCACACGTCACATGGCCACAGCCGACATACCTGTGCACATTAGTTCTTGCCCGGACGATGCTGGACCGATCTACCGTCGGGTCGTTCAAGCTTTCTTCTCTCGCGCGACATTTCCACGCCACGACGACCCCCACCCACCGCGCGCTCGATGACGCCCTAGCCACAGTGACTGTGTTCCACGGTCTTCTTGAGGAGCTAGGGTCGCGTGACATCATTCATGTTGGGGATATTCCGACGCGCCCCGGTCGGGGTTCCACCGGTGCGGGTGTCTCCCAAGCGCCAACTCACGACGCATCATCGATTTCTCCGTCCCCTAATCGCTACCGTCACCTCATCAAGGACGTTCCCCCGAGCCCCGGCGTCTATATTTTCCGTTCACACTCTGGTGAACCGTTATATATAGGTACGGCAGTGAACCTACGCCGCCGGCTGAGGCAATATATCAATGGCAATGATAAACGACGCTTGATTCCGCATCTTCTCCCCCAAACTCGAAACATCGACACCATCGAGTGTGCTCACGGCTTTGAGGCTGAAGTTCGTGAAGCGGAACTTATCGCGAGATTTCGTCCACCATTTAACCGCCGTTCTAAGGAACCACGACAGTATTGGTGGATTTCCGGAGCGCGTCCCCGTTCCCATGATGTTTCTAGGGCCACCATATCGCGAGATCCCCGTTCTCATAACGCGCTCGGTCCGTTTCGGACGCGGCAAAAAGCGACGACTGCTGCCCGATTGCTTGGCATTGGAGCTCCAACTGCGTCCGGACTCCCCGTCGACCAAGCCATCCATTGGCCACCGTCATTATCATCCGCAGAGGAGCGGATTGCTGCCTTTTTAAATCCCGATGGGCGCGTAGATTCCAATGGCGTGGCCACACTCGACCAACCCGGCCTATCCAATGACACCCCAACTCAAGGTCATACCTCTAGCCTTCAGCCCCTCGAGGAAAATAGCCCGAGTCAAAGGGACAGACCTGACTACTACCAGCAATTAATCAACGTGGTCACCGACTTGGCATCAGATGGACGTTTTCAGCGCGCAGCACTCACGCGAGATGCCGTTGCAGCCTTACTATCGACGACGGCGACCGCGCAGGCCTACCGAGCCCTCGCTGCAACTCCTGAGATGAGATTGACTGCCCCCGACGGCGAGGGCGGCTGGAACCTTGCAGTCGTACGTTATGGGCGGCTGGCTAGCGCTGGGCACGTTGCCAGAGGGGGCGCTCACGGAAACGCAGTCGATTTGCTCCTCGCCCATGCCACGCATGTTGAGCCGGACTCTTCCCCCCTTGGGGGCGCGAGCATTGAGCAATTGCGAGTGATCCGACGGTGGATGGAGAAGCCCGGGGTGCGACCAGGTCCGGGATGCGAGGGATGGTTTATGCCAGTCCAGGGCGCTGGTCGATTTGCCGCCTGGATACATAAAGCTCAGAAGGCCACCGAGAGCTAA
- a CDS encoding NlpC/P60 family protein, giving the protein MMVAAASLPAFLAIPVVGQTPAHADPAPSAATPANKDDLFAQMSEVSREAEQTSEKIKELEEKIKNADQTLKQAQHDVDSKSDAARTASDKASAIRSKVDQIALSRYRRVSIDPTTAYIGAANPQDAIDRASYISALSTGRQKTLDQYRRESSAADKERNIAAKAKDAAQNASDELNKQEKELLAKQDELKAQTARIKAAIDNLSAEERRRWQDKNSPIRMDKDQIKAFQQSANAAVNAALSKLGAPYSWGAAGPNEFDCSGLVYWSYRQMGKTIPRTSGAQMAGGTPVSMNDLQPGDVIGYYPGATHVGLYIGNGKVVHAADYGIPVQVVGVNSMPVYGARRY; this is encoded by the coding sequence ATGATGGTAGCTGCGGCCTCCCTCCCAGCCTTCCTCGCCATTCCGGTAGTCGGCCAGACTCCTGCTCATGCCGACCCTGCCCCCTCAGCAGCAACACCGGCGAATAAAGATGATCTTTTCGCACAGATGTCTGAGGTTTCGCGCGAAGCTGAGCAGACGTCAGAAAAGATTAAAGAGCTCGAAGAAAAGATCAAAAACGCTGATCAGACGCTGAAACAGGCTCAACACGACGTCGATAGTAAGTCGGACGCAGCCCGGACGGCGTCGGATAAGGCTAGCGCTATTCGCTCCAAGGTGGATCAGATCGCGTTGTCTCGCTACCGGCGGGTCAGCATTGACCCCACCACGGCCTATATTGGTGCGGCGAACCCGCAGGACGCTATTGACCGGGCATCGTATATTAGTGCCCTCTCCACAGGGCGGCAAAAAACGCTTGACCAGTACCGACGTGAGTCAAGTGCGGCGGACAAAGAACGAAATATCGCCGCAAAAGCAAAAGACGCTGCTCAGAATGCCTCCGATGAGTTAAATAAGCAGGAAAAGGAATTGCTCGCCAAGCAGGACGAGCTCAAGGCTCAAACTGCTCGAATCAAGGCTGCGATTGATAACCTCTCCGCTGAAGAACGTCGGCGTTGGCAAGATAAGAATAGTCCTATTCGCATGGATAAGGACCAAATCAAGGCTTTCCAGCAATCGGCTAACGCTGCTGTCAACGCGGCACTATCGAAGCTTGGTGCACCATACTCATGGGGTGCAGCGGGCCCGAATGAGTTCGATTGTTCAGGCTTGGTGTACTGGTCTTACCGCCAAATGGGTAAGACCATCCCGCGCACGTCCGGCGCTCAGATGGCTGGTGGAACGCCTGTATCCATGAACGATCTTCAGCCTGGTGACGTTATCGGATACTACCCAGGGGCCACTCACGTCGGTCTTTATATTGGTAATGGCAAGGTCGTCCATGCAGCTGATTATGGCATCCCTGTGCAGGTTGTCGGGGTGAACTCGATGCCTGTTTACGGGGCTCGTCGGTACTAA
- a CDS encoding ROK family protein yields the protein MSDHASVRPLTVGFDIGGTNLRGAVVTDEGTIIDSEQIPTPASSHALEDGVVQIVRHLQRRHHIAAVGMAVAGFLTPDCRTVRYAPHLPWRDAKVVDRLEERLRLPVRLEHDANSAAWGEYRYGSAYDEHNWVLFAIGTGIGGTLMVDGNIYRGAYGTAPEFGHICVVPEGRQCSCGKRGCLERYCSGTAMATTAREMIGSHTGLDSDLLRDYRTRPDEITGRHVSLAAREGDPLAKLVVEDFGLWLGRGLAMVQDFFDPSLIVIGGGVSTDSDLFMPRALQAYADNVVGAGHRPLAEIKTATLGAEAGMIGVADLARDSFKESHA from the coding sequence ATGTCCGATCACGCTTCTGTCCGGCCGCTTACTGTCGGCTTTGATATCGGTGGTACGAACCTGCGTGGTGCGGTTGTTACCGACGAGGGGACAATCATCGACTCGGAGCAAATCCCGACCCCGGCTTCATCACATGCGCTAGAGGATGGTGTGGTGCAGATTGTCCGCCACCTACAACGCCGCCATCACATTGCTGCGGTAGGAATGGCGGTAGCCGGTTTCCTGACGCCGGACTGTCGAACAGTGCGCTACGCACCCCACCTTCCGTGGCGCGACGCGAAGGTGGTCGATCGTCTGGAGGAACGGCTTCGTCTCCCCGTCCGCTTAGAGCATGACGCTAATTCTGCCGCGTGGGGCGAGTATCGCTACGGCAGTGCCTATGACGAGCATAATTGGGTGCTCTTTGCCATCGGAACCGGTATTGGTGGCACGTTGATGGTGGATGGCAACATTTATCGGGGAGCGTACGGTACCGCGCCTGAATTTGGTCATATCTGTGTAGTCCCAGAAGGTCGCCAATGCTCATGTGGTAAACGGGGTTGTCTGGAACGATACTGTTCTGGGACAGCAATGGCGACGACCGCGCGGGAAATGATCGGTTCCCATACAGGCTTGGACTCTGATTTACTTCGCGACTACCGGACACGCCCGGATGAAATCACCGGACGACATGTTTCGCTTGCTGCTCGGGAAGGGGATCCCCTAGCGAAGCTGGTGGTCGAGGACTTTGGCCTGTGGCTGGGCCGAGGCCTGGCCATGGTTCAAGACTTTTTCGACCCGTCATTGATTGTCATCGGTGGTGGGGTTTCGACTGACTCCGACCTTTTCATGCCCCGCGCTCTTCAGGCCTATGCAGATAATGTGGTGGGGGCAGGACATCGGCCACTCGCGGAGATCAAAACGGCAACATTAGGGGCGGAAGCCGGTATGATTGGGGTCGCTGATTTGGCTCGAGATAGCTTCAAGGAAAGTCATGCATAA
- a CDS encoding lysophospholipid acyltransferase family protein, whose protein sequence is MHNRWYWTFKYILFGPFLRVWNRPFTKNIDRIPSEGPAILASNHLSVMDSFYLPLLCPRQITFLAKSEYFTTPGLVGRIQAWFFSSVGQYPIDRSSGQAAQDALNAGLKVVGRGDLMGMYPEGTRSPDGRLYRGKTGIARLAFESGQKVYPVAMINTRKANPIGSLFPRPVRVGVSVGEPLDPLNYMHIEDEYERLRRLTDDIMESLHQLGGQDYVHDFYAADVKAALNEGKGYLRGSEPK, encoded by the coding sequence ATGCATAATCGCTGGTATTGGACATTTAAATACATTCTCTTCGGTCCTTTTCTTCGGGTATGGAACAGGCCGTTTACGAAGAACATCGACCGGATTCCATCGGAGGGTCCAGCGATTTTGGCTAGCAACCACCTCTCGGTGATGGATTCGTTTTATCTTCCGCTACTGTGCCCGCGCCAAATCACTTTTCTCGCTAAGAGTGAATATTTCACGACGCCGGGGCTCGTCGGCCGGATACAAGCCTGGTTCTTCTCGTCAGTGGGGCAGTACCCGATCGATCGCTCATCCGGTCAGGCCGCTCAGGACGCGTTAAACGCAGGACTGAAGGTGGTTGGGCGTGGCGACCTAATGGGCATGTACCCGGAAGGAACCCGCTCTCCCGATGGCCGGCTATATCGTGGAAAGACAGGGATCGCGCGGCTGGCGTTTGAGTCGGGGCAGAAAGTCTACCCTGTCGCAATGATCAATACGCGGAAAGCAAACCCCATTGGCTCCTTATTCCCGCGGCCAGTTCGCGTCGGAGTCTCCGTGGGGGAGCCACTAGATCCCCTGAACTATATGCATATTGAGGACGAATATGAGCGCCTCAGGAGGTTGACCGACGACATTATGGAATCCCTCCATCAACTCGGTGGCCAAGATTATGTCCATGACTTCTATGCAGCGGATGTGAAGGCCGCACTGAACGAGGGGAAGGGGTACCTGCGGGGGAGCGAACCCAAGTAA
- a CDS encoding glycosyltransferase family 4 protein: MGHSRRVLLVTNDFPPTVGGIQTYLHEFVQTLDPDQLIVFASTQDESATQVFDRDAPFAIIRWPRRVMLPTPMVARRMQEIIRAWSIDTVWFGASTPLALMASAARRAGVQRIVASTHGHEIGWSMIPGARQVLRLIGSRVDMLTYVSRYAQMRTRPAFGPHPAWSSLQPGVDITRFSPNKEAGDRVRRQYGLGDVPLVVCISRIVPRKGQDMLVDALPGIRERIPTAKLLIVGPGEGRKSLIARASALGCGDSLITTGPVPFDALPDFYRCADVFAMPVRTLGGGLDVEGLGIVFLEAQACGVPVVAGDGGGAPETVRPSETGIVVNGRRIDEVVDAIAGLLDEPQRAVAMGQKGREYIQKEWSWSVRGPQLAQVLFDGLD, encoded by the coding sequence ATGGGTCATTCTCGTCGGGTCTTGCTAGTCACCAATGATTTCCCACCGACAGTGGGTGGGATTCAGACCTACCTTCACGAGTTTGTTCAGACTCTCGATCCCGATCAATTAATCGTTTTCGCATCGACCCAGGATGAAAGCGCAACCCAGGTGTTCGATCGCGACGCTCCATTCGCCATCATCCGTTGGCCACGTCGCGTTATGCTGCCCACCCCCATGGTGGCCCGACGGATGCAAGAGATCATTCGTGCCTGGTCAATTGACACTGTGTGGTTCGGTGCGAGCACCCCACTCGCCCTCATGGCCTCAGCTGCCCGTCGAGCGGGTGTCCAAAGGATCGTGGCGTCGACGCATGGCCATGAGATTGGTTGGTCGATGATCCCAGGGGCGCGGCAAGTCCTTCGCCTGATCGGTTCGCGTGTTGACATGCTGACGTACGTGTCCAGATATGCTCAGATGCGAACACGTCCTGCCTTCGGACCTCACCCAGCGTGGTCATCGCTTCAACCCGGGGTTGATATCACCCGGTTTTCGCCGAATAAGGAGGCCGGTGATCGTGTTCGTCGGCAATATGGGCTGGGCGACGTCCCTCTCGTTGTATGCATTTCGCGGATTGTGCCCCGAAAAGGGCAAGATATGCTTGTCGACGCTCTCCCCGGGATCCGGGAGCGTATTCCGACAGCGAAACTTCTTATTGTTGGCCCTGGCGAAGGTAGGAAGTCCCTTATCGCACGCGCATCAGCTTTAGGATGCGGTGATTCGCTCATAACGACGGGCCCTGTTCCTTTCGATGCCCTGCCGGATTTTTACCGGTGCGCTGATGTCTTCGCGATGCCGGTCCGCACCTTGGGCGGCGGACTGGACGTTGAGGGATTGGGCATCGTTTTCCTTGAAGCCCAAGCATGCGGTGTGCCTGTGGTCGCAGGCGATGGTGGGGGAGCGCCGGAGACAGTTCGGCCCTCGGAAACAGGGATAGTCGTCAATGGCCGGCGCATCGACGAGGTTGTGGATGCCATCGCAGGGCTGCTCGATGAACCACAACGCGCCGTCGCGATGGGGCAGAAGGGCCGCGAATACATTCAAAAGGAGTGGTCGTGGTCCGTGAGGGGGCCGCAATTGGCTCAGGTTTTATTCGACGGGCTAGATTGA
- a CDS encoding acyltransferase family protein, with translation MSASSVTRLSHSRRSTLATRGAARGTAHSASAPHDGTESPSTGASPQTESKVAPQSSDSAVTAMTTDTTATTAPRKKQRLLWPDIGKGISILGVCFLHATIYTPDGVYTAANAVNDWLGPVRLPMFFMVSGLFSYKVRRQTLGELWHSRLRFLLIPYLVWAPLELWSKVWANNFAIDAHDIVTSVIHGECGLWFLHCLVLFTLAVWVTKWLPDHWALAVSVLPWLWQMSNPVTPTQSHIFNYMPVYFVGVFMRPALLALARKWRSPLWWAGSFALFWCTKVAYSHFGESYDHLVEMGIAHNDAGQLDVLFSSIRALGALPLSILVCALVAQIPLAARPLQYIGQRTLVIYLFHMTAMNLTWDRALYVYGIREDVTNSSDNVRMACIVGLFILCLASGWVVEQCKRLPVIGWTIRPSIPFFQFPLRERKAASAS, from the coding sequence ATGTCAGCTTCATCGGTGACACGTCTGTCTCATTCGCGTCGCAGCACACTCGCTACCCGTGGTGCGGCACGCGGCACGGCACATTCAGCATCAGCACCTCACGACGGCACAGAATCTCCCTCTACTGGTGCGTCACCACAAACTGAGTCCAAGGTTGCACCACAGAGTTCGGATAGCGCAGTGACCGCGATGACAACTGACACGACAGCTACAACAGCACCGCGCAAGAAACAAAGGCTCCTCTGGCCGGACATTGGCAAAGGTATCTCCATCTTGGGTGTGTGTTTCCTCCATGCCACGATTTACACTCCCGACGGCGTGTACACTGCCGCAAACGCGGTCAATGACTGGTTAGGGCCCGTGCGCCTGCCTATGTTCTTCATGGTCTCAGGACTGTTTTCGTATAAAGTCCGACGCCAGACACTCGGAGAACTCTGGCACTCGCGTCTCCGGTTTTTGTTGATCCCTTACCTCGTGTGGGCACCACTGGAACTCTGGTCCAAAGTGTGGGCGAACAATTTTGCGATAGATGCCCACGACATTGTCACGTCAGTTATTCACGGTGAATGTGGACTCTGGTTCCTCCACTGCTTGGTTCTTTTCACGCTGGCTGTCTGGGTTACGAAATGGTTGCCTGATCATTGGGCACTGGCAGTCAGTGTTCTTCCCTGGTTATGGCAGATGTCAAACCCCGTCACACCGACACAGTCGCACATTTTCAATTACATGCCGGTCTATTTCGTCGGTGTCTTTATGCGGCCAGCGTTACTGGCGTTAGCGCGAAAATGGCGGTCGCCACTGTGGTGGGCGGGAAGTTTCGCCCTTTTTTGGTGTACCAAGGTGGCCTATTCGCATTTCGGTGAAAGCTACGATCACCTCGTCGAGATGGGAATTGCTCACAACGACGCTGGTCAGCTGGATGTTCTATTTTCGTCCATCCGAGCACTTGGGGCACTTCCGTTGTCGATCTTGGTCTGTGCTCTCGTGGCACAAATCCCTCTTGCAGCACGCCCCTTGCAATACATTGGACAGCGGACTTTGGTCATCTATCTTTTCCACATGACCGCGATGAACCTGACGTGGGATCGCGCCCTTTACGTCTATGGCATCCGCGAGGACGTTACCAACTCCAGTGACAACGTTCGGATGGCATGCATCGTCGGGCTCTTCATCCTGTGCCTGGCGTCGGGTTGGGTCGTCGAACAATGTAAGCGTTTGCCCGTTATCGGCTGGACGATTCGCCCGTCGATTCCGTTTTTCCAGTTCCCTCTCAGGGAGCGCAAGGCAGCATCAGCCTCATGA
- a CDS encoding C40 family peptidase: protein MANRSRLSASTGRKIAAVSAVGLSATTAIAGAGSASAAEVQIPNTQYTVTVPDQLQQAQDSLNKQIHDYMSQANIPNADATSANIAGAPAEAPAIDPIETLRSVGQKIADAAQSKQGSPYAWGATGPAAFDCSGLVKWAYDQVGIAIPRSSGSQLAGGAPVALDALQPGDIVGFYGGNHVGVYVGGGNVVHAPQEGQTVSVVPVNSMQAYSAARYA from the coding sequence ATGGCTAACCGTAGCCGCTTGAGCGCTTCCACCGGCCGTAAAATTGCTGCAGTTTCTGCTGTGGGTTTGAGCGCGACTACCGCAATCGCAGGCGCTGGCAGTGCATCTGCTGCTGAGGTTCAGATTCCTAACACTCAGTACACGGTCACTGTTCCCGACCAACTTCAGCAGGCCCAGGATTCGCTGAATAAGCAGATTCACGACTATATGTCGCAGGCTAACATCCCGAACGCCGACGCTACGTCCGCAAACATTGCGGGTGCACCGGCTGAAGCTCCAGCGATCGATCCGATCGAGACCTTGCGTAGTGTTGGGCAGAAGATTGCTGACGCCGCTCAATCTAAGCAGGGATCCCCTTACGCGTGGGGTGCCACCGGTCCCGCAGCGTTCGACTGCTCCGGTCTTGTGAAGTGGGCTTATGACCAGGTTGGCATCGCTATCCCGCGGAGTTCGGGCTCTCAGTTGGCGGGCGGTGCTCCGGTTGCGCTCGACGCGCTGCAGCCTGGTGACATCGTTGGCTTCTATGGTGGAAACCACGTCGGCGTCTATGTCGGTGGCGGCAATGTTGTTCACGCTCCACAGGAAGGGCAGACCGTGTCTGTCGTTCCGGTGAATTCTATGCAGGCCTACTCGGCTGCCCGCTACGCGTAG